In the Leifsonia sp. 466MF genome, one interval contains:
- a CDS encoding MucBP domain-containing protein — MARSPRSLRQAAIATAVTAGILLGAAAVPLGTVAPASAASTPMAASEIVSRAVDQAKRQGAARDYTAPLSKPTWKFLFVGVSDVTFPGDPTRHILTADEKKYTQYVVDQFVYLLTSRAGVRATATVKWIDEPHTATETDRRLHEWEFADRFAEWSAPAEYDSIMLMSKGGNGGVTMPAYYNDTTTRGAGFEYFTIRPRTGAPTVVAPTNDIEQSTNYALHELGHQMSYSRKGFPYPDLHNASAYGYTVDPRNEWAAFYLDYLSGNVNANGIPMGAFPKMWSVSPRFLHRPAMATVHFQDEGGRPIAPEVDTFGAGGDPLAVTAPVIDGYRSVTPKATKAAPEATFTTGTTTDITLVYSPGPTKVAFVGGETFDLTQSRTLNPGTTIWSPFTYRAAAPVTGFTYTDQIVGIDGARRVDSLPGAPLRWDTSGTAVVTDGGNTYTATKKSSTLVEVAVQLGTPNTTFVVRNLGYASSASAGRVHQRFDLLDITPQLTGVKEEVTTEPHGHVQLTWGDYTLAATFSGGETTDINRVDRRAPGEQFFARYGYRTAFPVTAFTYLDRLAEVDGVRRIDLFDGQPVTWTASGTATVNWLGNAVTLTRKSDTLVEVQMTLKAPSTTLVVPGMGYTNSAATGRAKRSVEFVDVTSELTGRKDAQPRAPKGNNTVTWGDHRTTVAFSGGQTVDLFQNTTVAPGKIYWNGYTYRAAVPVIAFTYTDRIVSISGARRCDSLRGVALNWDAAGIATVTKDGNTYTAVRKSDTLVEISVRLGTPSTTFTLQDVGYGNVAPVGHVEQTYDLLDVTPELTGVKEAMTSEPHGHVTLTWTG; from the coding sequence ATGGCCCGATCTCCTCGATCCCTCAGGCAGGCCGCCATCGCGACCGCCGTCACGGCCGGCATCCTCCTCGGGGCCGCCGCGGTCCCGTTGGGCACCGTCGCTCCTGCGAGTGCCGCCTCCACCCCGATGGCGGCGTCGGAGATCGTCAGCCGCGCGGTCGATCAGGCGAAGAGGCAGGGGGCCGCCCGGGACTACACGGCCCCGCTCTCCAAGCCGACCTGGAAGTTCCTGTTCGTCGGGGTCTCGGACGTCACCTTCCCGGGCGACCCCACTCGTCACATCCTCACGGCCGACGAGAAGAAGTACACGCAGTATGTGGTCGATCAGTTCGTGTACCTCCTCACGAGCCGGGCCGGGGTGCGGGCGACCGCGACCGTGAAGTGGATCGACGAACCCCATACGGCGACCGAAACGGACCGGAGGCTGCATGAGTGGGAGTTCGCGGACCGCTTCGCGGAATGGTCCGCTCCGGCCGAGTACGACTCGATCATGCTGATGTCGAAAGGCGGAAACGGCGGGGTGACCATGCCCGCGTACTACAACGACACCACGACCAGGGGAGCCGGATTCGAGTACTTCACGATCCGCCCGCGAACCGGGGCCCCCACGGTCGTCGCTCCGACGAACGACATCGAGCAGAGCACGAACTACGCCCTGCACGAACTCGGGCATCAGATGAGCTACAGCCGGAAGGGTTTCCCCTATCCCGACCTGCACAACGCGTCGGCGTATGGATACACCGTCGACCCGAGGAACGAGTGGGCCGCTTTCTACCTCGACTACCTCAGCGGCAACGTGAACGCGAACGGCATCCCGATGGGAGCCTTTCCGAAGATGTGGTCGGTGAGCCCGCGGTTCCTGCACCGGCCCGCGATGGCCACCGTCCATTTCCAGGACGAGGGAGGCCGGCCGATCGCTCCCGAAGTCGACACCTTCGGCGCGGGAGGCGACCCGCTGGCCGTCACGGCCCCGGTGATCGACGGCTATCGGAGCGTCACCCCGAAGGCGACGAAGGCCGCGCCGGAGGCGACCTTCACCACCGGGACGACCACAGACATCACGCTGGTCTACTCCCCCGGCCCCACGAAGGTCGCCTTCGTGGGCGGCGAGACCTTCGACCTGACCCAGAGCAGGACCCTGAATCCCGGGACCACCATCTGGAGCCCGTTCACCTACCGCGCTGCCGCCCCCGTCACGGGCTTCACCTACACCGACCAGATCGTCGGCATCGACGGCGCGCGCCGCGTCGACAGCCTCCCCGGTGCGCCACTGCGCTGGGACACCTCGGGAACCGCGGTGGTCACCGATGGCGGAAACACCTACACGGCGACGAAGAAGTCCAGCACGCTGGTCGAGGTGGCCGTCCAGCTGGGGACCCCCAACACGACATTCGTGGTCCGGAACCTCGGCTATGCCAGCTCCGCCTCAGCGGGTCGTGTGCACCAGAGATTCGATCTGCTCGACATCACCCCCCAGCTCACCGGTGTCAAGGAGGAGGTGACGACCGAACCGCACGGGCACGTGCAGCTCACCTGGGGCGACTACACCCTCGCGGCGACCTTCTCCGGGGGCGAGACGACGGACATCAACCGCGTCGACCGGCGAGCGCCCGGCGAGCAGTTCTTCGCCCGCTACGGATACCGCACCGCCTTCCCGGTCACCGCCTTCACCTACCTGGACCGGCTCGCCGAGGTGGACGGCGTCCGTCGCATCGACCTGTTCGACGGCCAGCCGGTCACCTGGACCGCGAGCGGCACGGCGACCGTGAACTGGCTGGGGAACGCCGTCACGCTGACGAGGAAGAGCGACACCCTGGTCGAGGTCCAGATGACGCTCAAAGCACCATCCACCACCCTCGTCGTGCCTGGGATGGGCTACACCAACAGCGCGGCGACGGGTCGGGCCAAGCGCAGCGTCGAGTTCGTCGACGTGACGTCCGAGCTGACGGGCCGGAAGGATGCGCAGCCCCGGGCGCCGAAGGGCAACAACACCGTGACCTGGGGCGACCACAGGACGACGGTCGCCTTCTCCGGAGGCCAGACCGTCGACCTGTTCCAGAACACGACCGTCGCCCCCGGCAAGATCTACTGGAACGGCTATACCTATCGCGCGGCGGTCCCGGTCATCGCCTTCACGTACACGGACCGCATCGTCTCGATCAGCGGAGCGCGACGCTGCGACAGCCTTCGCGGCGTCGCACTGAACTGGGATGCCGCCGGCATCGCCACGGTCACGAAGGACGGCAACACCTATACCGCTGTGCGGAAGTCCGACACGCTCGTCGAGATCTCGGTCCGACTGGGAACCCCGAGCACCACGTTCACCCTCCAGGACGTCGGATACGGCAACGTCGCGCCCGTCGGCCACGTGGAGCAGACGTACGACCTGCTCGACGTCACGCCAGAGCTGACCGGAGTGAAGGAGGCCATGACCTCTGAGCCGCATGGGCACGTGACCCTCACCTGGACGGGCTGA
- a CDS encoding inorganic phosphate transporter: MDLTLIVVLVIALALFFDFTNGFHDTANAMATPIATGAMRPKVAVALAAVLNLIGAFLSTEVAKTISGGIIKEGEGGVQITPVLIFAGLVGAIVWNMITWLYGLPSSSSHALFGGLIGAAIVGAGLQSVDFVVVLDKVILPAIIAPFTAGVVAWSATKLAYWITRRYDGRPDGRGGFRYGQIFSSSLVALSHGTNDAQKTMGVITLTLISAGFQEAGSGPEVWVVIACALAIAIGTYSGGWRIIRTLGRGLTEVKPAQGFAAETSTAATILASSHLGFALSTTQVASGSVIGSGLGRRGSSVRWGTAGRIAIGWLLTLPSAAIVGAVAGLLANLGPIGVVIDTVVGTAVVVYIFWRARRNRVSSENAVKPLPVQGKSEVAASGKVVKIDKVKPLKKERRRRESA; this comes from the coding sequence GTGGACCTCACCCTCATCGTCGTGCTGGTCATCGCGCTGGCGCTCTTCTTCGACTTCACGAACGGCTTCCACGACACGGCCAACGCGATGGCGACCCCCATCGCGACGGGCGCCATGCGGCCGAAGGTCGCCGTGGCCCTCGCCGCCGTGCTCAACCTCATCGGAGCGTTCCTCTCCACGGAAGTCGCCAAGACCATCTCCGGCGGCATCATCAAGGAGGGTGAGGGCGGCGTGCAGATCACGCCGGTGCTCATCTTCGCCGGACTCGTCGGGGCGATCGTCTGGAACATGATCACCTGGCTGTACGGCCTGCCGTCGTCGTCCAGTCATGCGCTGTTCGGTGGCCTCATCGGGGCCGCGATCGTCGGCGCCGGACTCCAATCGGTCGACTTCGTCGTCGTGCTGGACAAGGTCATCCTTCCGGCGATCATCGCGCCGTTCACCGCCGGTGTCGTCGCGTGGAGTGCGACCAAGCTCGCGTACTGGATCACGCGGCGCTACGACGGGCGCCCGGACGGCCGCGGCGGCTTCCGATACGGGCAGATCTTCTCGTCCTCGCTCGTCGCGCTGTCCCACGGCACCAACGACGCCCAGAAGACCATGGGCGTCATCACCCTGACGCTCATCTCCGCGGGCTTCCAGGAGGCCGGTTCCGGGCCGGAGGTCTGGGTCGTCATCGCGTGTGCGCTCGCCATCGCGATCGGCACGTACTCGGGCGGCTGGCGCATCATCCGCACCCTCGGCCGCGGCCTCACCGAGGTGAAGCCGGCGCAGGGATTCGCTGCGGAGACGAGCACGGCGGCCACCATCCTCGCGTCCAGCCACCTCGGCTTCGCCCTCTCGACCACGCAGGTCGCCTCGGGATCGGTGATCGGCTCCGGTCTCGGCCGGCGCGGGTCGTCCGTGCGGTGGGGCACGGCGGGCCGGATCGCCATCGGCTGGCTGCTGACGCTTCCATCCGCCGCCATCGTCGGTGCCGTCGCCGGCCTGCTCGCCAACCTCGGACCGATCGGCGTCGTCATCGACACCGTGGTCGGCACCGCCGTCGTCGTCTACATCTTCTGGCGTGCGCGTCGCAACCGCGTCAGCAGTGAGAACGCCGTCAAGCCGCTGCCCGTGCAGGGCAAGAGCGAGGTCGCGGCGTCCGGCAAGGTCGTCAAGATCGACAAGGTCAAGCCGCTCAAGAAGGAGCGGCGCAGGAGGGAGTCCGCATGA
- a CDS encoding DEAD/DEAH box helicase, producing the protein MSDASPSSAAPQSPRRLRLEDIPGWASPGSVTEDAVYDTFVAWVEEGGIRLYPAQDESVIEVVGGANLILSTPTGTGKSLVAVGAHFAALARGERTYYTAPIKALVSEKFFALADIFGAENVGMTTGDSAVNPDAPIMCATAEILANLALRHGDETPVGQVVMDEFHFYSDPDRGWAWQVPLLTLPHTQFVLMSATLGDVTALAEDLERRTGRTTATVTGVERPVPLHYYYEVTPVHETIEDLLSTGQAPVYVVHFSQLAALERAQSLSSAKIATREQRDAIAELIGGFRFTTSFGKTLSRLLRQGIGVHHAGMLPKYRRLVEQLAQRGMLRVICGTDTLGVGINVPIRTVLLTALTKFDGTRMRQLNAREFHQIAGRAGRAGYDTAGTVVAQAPEHESENLKALEKAGDDPKKRRKIVRKKAPEGFVSWGEPSFRRLIEAEPETLTSSMQITSAMLINVIGRGGDVYGHVHALVFDNHEPWKRQLALARRAIELYRSLLTAGVVEAVRTGDGVEIRLTVDLQPNFALNQPLSPFALAAFELFDRESPSYALDIVSVVEATLDDPRPVLSAQQFQARGEAVAAMKADGVEYEERMEALEEVTHPKPHDVLLHEAFATYASSQPWVADFALSPKSVVRDLYERAMTFGEFIAFYKLARSEGVVLRYLSDAYRALNQTVPLEARTEDLRDIIEWLGELVRQVDSSLLDEWEELVHPDAAKHAAESTELAPPAPRNVTTNRRAFFVLVRNELFRRIQLAALDRVQDLGALEAEAAALAGGAAPFTEAQWDAALEGYYAEHDEILTDASARSAQMILVDEKPDGAEGIWRVRQIIADPEGDHDWGITADVLLEDSAREGVAVIRVTGVGRF; encoded by the coding sequence ATGTCCGATGCCTCGCCGTCCTCCGCCGCACCCCAGAGCCCCCGGCGACTCCGCCTCGAGGACATCCCCGGCTGGGCCAGCCCCGGCTCCGTCACCGAGGACGCCGTGTACGACACCTTCGTCGCCTGGGTGGAGGAGGGCGGCATCCGGCTGTACCCGGCCCAGGACGAGTCGGTGATCGAGGTCGTCGGCGGCGCCAATCTCATCCTGAGCACACCCACAGGCACGGGCAAGTCGCTGGTGGCGGTCGGCGCCCACTTCGCGGCGCTCGCCCGCGGGGAGCGCACGTATTACACCGCGCCGATCAAGGCGCTGGTCTCGGAGAAGTTCTTCGCGCTCGCCGACATCTTCGGTGCCGAGAACGTCGGCATGACGACCGGCGACTCGGCGGTGAACCCGGATGCGCCGATCATGTGCGCGACGGCGGAGATCCTGGCGAACCTGGCCCTCCGCCACGGCGACGAGACGCCCGTGGGCCAAGTCGTCATGGACGAGTTCCACTTCTACTCCGACCCCGACCGCGGCTGGGCGTGGCAGGTTCCGCTGCTGACCCTCCCGCACACCCAGTTCGTGCTGATGTCGGCGACCCTCGGTGATGTGACCGCGCTCGCGGAGGACCTGGAGCGCCGCACCGGGCGGACCACCGCGACCGTGACGGGTGTCGAGCGGCCCGTTCCTCTGCACTACTACTACGAGGTCACGCCCGTCCACGAGACGATCGAAGACCTGCTGAGCACCGGTCAGGCTCCGGTCTACGTCGTGCACTTCTCGCAGCTGGCCGCGCTCGAGCGGGCGCAGTCGCTCTCCAGCGCGAAGATCGCCACCCGGGAGCAGCGGGATGCGATCGCCGAGCTGATCGGGGGGTTCCGCTTCACGACGAGTTTCGGCAAGACGCTGTCCCGTCTGCTGCGGCAGGGCATCGGCGTGCACCACGCGGGGATGCTGCCCAAGTACCGTCGGCTCGTCGAGCAGCTCGCCCAGCGCGGGATGCTGCGCGTGATCTGCGGCACGGACACCCTCGGTGTCGGCATCAACGTGCCCATCCGCACCGTGCTCCTCACGGCGCTCACGAAGTTCGACGGCACGCGGATGCGGCAGCTGAACGCCCGAGAGTTCCACCAGATCGCCGGGCGCGCGGGCCGCGCGGGATACGACACCGCCGGCACCGTCGTCGCCCAGGCGCCCGAGCACGAGTCCGAGAACCTGAAGGCGCTGGAGAAGGCCGGGGACGACCCGAAGAAGCGCCGCAAGATCGTCCGCAAGAAGGCACCGGAGGGCTTCGTCTCCTGGGGCGAGCCGTCGTTCCGGCGTCTGATCGAGGCGGAGCCGGAGACGCTCACCTCCTCCATGCAGATCACCAGCGCCATGCTCATCAACGTGATCGGCCGCGGCGGCGACGTGTACGGGCACGTGCACGCGCTCGTGTTCGACAACCACGAGCCGTGGAAGCGCCAGCTCGCCCTCGCCCGGCGTGCGATCGAGCTGTACCGCTCGCTGCTCACCGCCGGCGTCGTCGAGGCGGTCAGGACCGGCGACGGCGTCGAGATCCGGCTGACCGTGGACCTGCAGCCCAACTTCGCCCTCAACCAGCCGCTGTCGCCGTTCGCGCTCGCCGCCTTCGAACTGTTCGACCGGGAGTCGCCGTCGTACGCGCTCGACATCGTCTCGGTCGTGGAGGCGACGCTCGACGATCCGCGTCCGGTGCTCTCCGCCCAGCAGTTCCAGGCGCGCGGCGAGGCCGTCGCGGCGATGAAGGCCGACGGCGTGGAGTACGAGGAGCGCATGGAGGCGCTCGAGGAGGTGACGCATCCCAAGCCCCACGACGTGCTGCTTCACGAGGCGTTCGCCACCTACGCGTCCAGCCAGCCGTGGGTCGCCGACTTCGCGCTCAGCCCGAAGTCGGTCGTCCGCGACCTCTACGAGCGGGCGATGACGTTCGGCGAGTTCATCGCGTTCTACAAGCTGGCGAGGTCGGAGGGCGTGGTGCTCCGCTACCTCTCCGACGCCTACCGCGCGCTCAACCAGACGGTCCCGCTGGAGGCGCGCACGGAGGACCTGCGCGACATCATCGAGTGGCTGGGCGAGCTCGTGCGCCAGGTCGACTCCAGCCTCCTCGACGAGTGGGAGGAACTGGTGCACCCGGATGCGGCCAAGCACGCCGCCGAGTCCACCGAGCTCGCCCCTCCCGCGCCACGGAATGTCACCACCAACCGGCGCGCCTTCTTCGTGCTGGTACGCAACGAGCTGTTCCGCCGCATCCAGCTCGCCGCCCTCGACCGCGTCCAGGACCTCGGCGCGCTGGAGGCCGAAGCGGCCGCGCTCGCCGGGGGTGCCGCGCCCTTCACGGAGGCGCAATGGGATGCGGCTCTGGAGGGCTACTACGCCGAGCACGACGAGATCCTCACCGACGCCTCCGCGCGCTCGGCGCAGATGATCCTGGTGGACGAGAAGCCCGACGGAGCCGAGGGGATCTGGCGGGTGCGCCAGATCATCGCCGACCCCGAGGGCGACCACGACTGGGGCATCACCGCGGACGTCCTCCTCGAGGACTCCGCACGCGAGGGCGTCGCGGTCATCCGGGTCACGGGGGTCGGCCGGTTCTAG
- a CDS encoding molybdopterin-dependent oxidoreductase — MSDFWRPAGAGVASVVAGVGVAELVSAFVVQNGSPILTVGALLIDLAPPWLKEAVIGLFGTGDKAFLIVSLAVVVVVGAGIAGWLERVRPPLGRILIGLGGAVGVLAAVTRSGNSIVDALPSVLAAGVAILLLGWLMRMLRDTEPTRVAPSGRVSRRRFVGSTAATAAGGALALIVGQVVAGGFRAASATRAAIRLPKPAETAPPIPAGASFDIPGLSPIVTPNADFYRIDTALQIPGIDPNDWRLRITGMVENEVELTFAQLLALPLEESTTTLTCVSNEVGGDLIGNATWLGYPIRHLLARAKPSADADMVLSTSQDGWTASTPIETLTDERNAILAVGMNGQPLPLEHGYPVRMVVPGLYGYVSATKWVVSMEVTRFDQHTSYWTDRGWSERGPVKLSSRIDVPAAGRQVKAGTVAVAGVAWSQHVGVSAVQVKVDDGPWQQATLADAISADTWRQWRFAWEATPGAHTLRVRATDAKGKVQTAAVQDVVPDGATGLHSVRVTVV, encoded by the coding sequence ATGTCCGACTTCTGGCGGCCGGCCGGGGCCGGCGTCGCGAGCGTTGTCGCGGGCGTCGGCGTCGCCGAGCTGGTGAGTGCGTTCGTCGTGCAGAACGGCAGCCCGATCCTCACCGTCGGCGCGCTGCTCATCGACCTCGCGCCGCCGTGGCTGAAGGAGGCCGTCATCGGCCTGTTCGGCACCGGCGACAAGGCGTTCCTCATCGTGTCACTGGCCGTCGTCGTCGTGGTCGGCGCAGGGATCGCGGGCTGGCTGGAGCGGGTCCGGCCGCCGCTCGGACGCATCCTCATCGGACTCGGCGGAGCGGTCGGCGTGCTGGCCGCGGTCACCCGCTCGGGGAACAGCATCGTGGACGCGCTGCCGTCGGTGCTCGCGGCCGGGGTCGCCATCCTGCTTCTCGGCTGGCTCATGCGGATGCTGCGCGACACCGAGCCGACCCGGGTCGCGCCGAGCGGCCGGGTCTCCCGCCGCCGGTTCGTCGGCTCGACCGCCGCGACCGCAGCCGGAGGGGCGCTCGCCCTGATCGTCGGCCAGGTGGTGGCCGGCGGCTTCCGGGCGGCCTCCGCCACCCGCGCGGCGATCCGGCTGCCCAAACCGGCGGAGACGGCCCCGCCCATCCCGGCCGGAGCCTCGTTCGACATCCCGGGGCTGTCGCCGATCGTCACGCCGAACGCCGACTTCTACCGCATCGACACAGCGCTGCAGATCCCGGGGATCGACCCGAACGACTGGAGACTCCGCATCACCGGCATGGTCGAGAACGAGGTCGAGCTGACCTTCGCCCAGCTGCTGGCGCTGCCGCTGGAGGAGTCCACCACGACGCTCACCTGCGTCTCCAACGAGGTCGGCGGAGACCTGATCGGCAACGCGACCTGGCTCGGCTACCCGATCCGTCACCTGCTCGCGCGCGCCAAGCCGTCCGCCGACGCCGACATGGTGCTGTCGACCAGCCAGGACGGGTGGACGGCGAGCACCCCGATCGAGACGCTGACCGATGAGCGCAACGCCATCCTCGCCGTCGGGATGAACGGCCAGCCGCTGCCGCTCGAGCACGGCTATCCCGTGCGGATGGTCGTGCCGGGCCTCTACGGCTACGTGTCGGCCACCAAGTGGGTGGTGTCGATGGAGGTCACGCGCTTCGACCAGCACACCTCGTATTGGACCGACCGCGGCTGGTCGGAGCGCGGGCCGGTGAAGCTGTCGTCCCGGATCGACGTCCCCGCCGCCGGCCGGCAGGTGAAGGCCGGGACCGTCGCGGTGGCCGGGGTGGCCTGGTCGCAGCACGTCGGCGTCAGCGCGGTGCAGGTGAAGGTGGATGACGGGCCCTGGCAGCAGGCGACCCTCGCGGACGCCATCTCGGCCGACACCTGGCGGCAGTGGCGGTTCGCCTGGGAGGCGACGCCGGGCGCCCACACCCTCCGGGTCCGCGCGACGGACGCGAAGGGGAAGGTGCAGACGGCCGCGGTGCAGGACGTCGTGCCCGACGGCGCGACCGGCCTGCACTCGGTGCGGGTCACGGTGGTGTGA
- a CDS encoding ThiF family adenylyltransferase, translating into MALPPLVEPGPELSVERTARYARTTQLPGFGPVSQRRLRAARVLVVGAGGLGSAVLPLLASAGVGTIGIVDDDRVEPSNLPRQAIHTPAAVGRAKVESAADAVRALDDEVELRLYAERLTSQNAPGILAGFDLVLDGSDNFPTRYLVDDAATLAGIPVVWGAVHQTGGQAGLSWAAHGPTYRDLFPVPPAPGTVASCAEAGALPSVCGVIGGLMVSEAIKLVAGTGDPLLGRVVIHDGLRGTFRELAYERDPEAAPVTELIDYDLFCGVTDTMSPAELHARLVAGEPHTLLDVREPWEADIVELPDSLLVPLGVVERDAAGVAERLSDAPLVIVCHHGIRAETARRLLADAGRPGLVLAGGLDAWARDIDPGMPRY; encoded by the coding sequence ATGGCCCTCCCGCCTCTGGTCGAACCCGGTCCCGAACTGTCCGTCGAGCGGACGGCCCGCTACGCCCGCACCACGCAGCTGCCCGGCTTCGGGCCCGTCTCGCAGCGCCGGCTGCGGGCGGCCCGGGTGCTCGTCGTCGGGGCCGGCGGCCTCGGCTCGGCGGTGCTCCCGCTGCTCGCGTCGGCCGGGGTCGGAACGATCGGGATCGTCGACGACGACCGGGTGGAGCCGAGCAACCTGCCGCGGCAGGCCATCCACACGCCCGCCGCTGTCGGGCGTGCCAAAGTGGAGTCCGCCGCGGACGCCGTGCGGGCGCTGGACGACGAGGTGGAGCTGCGCCTGTACGCCGAGCGGCTGACGTCGCAGAACGCGCCGGGCATCCTCGCCGGATTCGACCTCGTGCTCGACGGCAGCGACAACTTCCCGACCCGGTATCTGGTGGATGACGCGGCGACGCTCGCGGGCATCCCCGTCGTGTGGGGAGCCGTGCACCAGACGGGCGGCCAGGCGGGGCTCAGCTGGGCCGCGCACGGGCCGACCTACCGCGACCTGTTCCCGGTGCCGCCCGCGCCCGGCACAGTGGCGAGCTGCGCCGAGGCGGGCGCGCTGCCGTCGGTGTGCGGCGTGATCGGCGGGCTGATGGTCAGCGAGGCGATCAAGCTGGTGGCCGGGACGGGCGATCCGCTGCTCGGCCGGGTCGTCATCCACGACGGCCTGCGCGGGACGTTCCGCGAGCTGGCCTACGAGCGCGATCCGGAGGCGGCGCCTGTCACGGAGCTGATCGACTACGACCTGTTCTGCGGTGTGACCGACACGATGTCGCCCGCCGAGCTGCACGCCCGGCTCGTGGCGGGTGAGCCGCACACGCTGCTGGATGTGCGGGAGCCGTGGGAGGCCGACATCGTCGAGCTGCCCGACTCGCTGCTGGTGCCGCTCGGCGTCGTGGAGCGGGACGCGGCGGGAGTGGCCGAGCGGCTGTCCGACGCGCCGCTCGTGATCGTCTGCCACCACGGCATCCGAGCAGAGACCGCGCGCCGCTTGCTCGCCGACGCGGGCAGGCCCGGCCTGGTGCTCGCCGGCGGCCTCGACGCCTGGGCCCGAGACATCGACCCCGGAATGCCGCGCTACTGA
- a CDS encoding molybdopterin molybdotransferase MoeA, which produces MTRDPSANPRSVEDHAGIIARMLAPLSEEPDAETVPLEAALGRVTADEVRSEVDLPLFRNSQMDGYAVRAADIRSVPVALEVSGDIPAGHTSPMTLIAGTALRIMTGAPVPSGADTIVPVEDTELVLGRDDDLAGAIVEIRRSRRAGEYVRERGSDVHRGDALLPAGTRLGPRHLAALAAAGIASVRVRARLRVAVLTTGTELVGSGTPVFGQVYDANGIALAALVEEAGATVSVRASSDDDPAAFERILDDALHRSDLVITSGGISRGAYEVVREVLLPHGADVTTVAMQPGGPQATAVVGGVPVFAFPGNPVSTQVSFVVFLRDPLRAAAGLPAVPPVEAALSEGLRSVPGKRQFLRGSLDDSGAVSPVSGPSSHLVAGMARADVLIDVPAEAEALDAGAAVTVWTL; this is translated from the coding sequence ATGACACGCGATCCCTCCGCGAACCCGCGCAGCGTCGAAGACCACGCCGGCATCATCGCGCGGATGCTCGCACCGCTCTCCGAGGAGCCCGATGCCGAGACGGTCCCGCTCGAGGCGGCGCTCGGCCGGGTGACCGCCGACGAGGTGCGGTCGGAGGTCGACCTCCCGCTGTTCCGCAACTCGCAGATGGACGGCTACGCGGTGCGCGCGGCCGACATCCGGTCGGTGCCCGTCGCGCTCGAGGTGTCGGGCGACATCCCGGCCGGGCACACCAGCCCCATGACGTTGATCGCCGGCACCGCGCTGCGCATCATGACCGGCGCACCCGTGCCGTCCGGCGCGGACACGATCGTGCCCGTGGAGGACACCGAACTCGTGCTCGGCCGCGACGACGACCTGGCCGGCGCGATCGTCGAGATCCGCCGGTCGCGCCGCGCCGGCGAGTACGTGCGCGAGCGCGGGAGCGACGTGCACCGGGGGGATGCGCTCCTCCCGGCAGGCACCCGGCTCGGCCCCCGGCACCTCGCCGCCCTCGCGGCCGCGGGCATCGCGAGCGTCCGTGTGCGGGCGCGCCTCCGCGTGGCCGTGCTCACGACCGGGACGGAGCTCGTCGGCTCCGGCACTCCGGTCTTCGGACAGGTCTACGACGCCAACGGCATCGCCCTCGCGGCGCTCGTCGAGGAGGCGGGCGCGACCGTGTCGGTGCGCGCGAGCAGCGACGACGACCCGGCGGCGTTCGAACGCATCCTGGACGACGCGTTGCACCGCAGCGACCTCGTCATCACCTCCGGCGGTATCTCCCGCGGGGCCTACGAGGTCGTCCGCGAGGTGCTGCTCCCCCACGGCGCCGACGTGACGACCGTGGCGATGCAGCCCGGCGGCCCGCAGGCGACCGCCGTGGTGGGAGGCGTCCCGGTGTTCGCCTTCCCGGGCAACCCGGTCAGCACGCAGGTGTCGTTCGTCGTGTTCCTCCGCGACCCGTTGCGCGCGGCGGCCGGTCTTCCGGCCGTGCCCCCGGTCGAGGCCGCGCTGAGCGAAGGCCTGCGGTCCGTCCCCGGGAAGCGCCAGTTCCTCCGCGGCAGCCTCGACGACTCGGGTGCCGTGTCTCCCGTCTCCGGCCCGTCGTCGCACCTCGTCGCCGGGATGGCCCGCGCCGACGTCCTGATCGACGTGCCCGCCGAGGCGGAGGCGCTCGACGCCGGCGCGGCCGTGACAGTCTGGACACTATGA